In Campylobacter vulpis, a genomic segment contains:
- a CDS encoding UDP-N-acetylmuramoyl-L-alanyl-D-glutamate--2,6-diaminopimelate ligase, with the protein MKIRLNETFITDNSSECEKDCFFLSCFQNAKFKDEALKKGAKIIDVREAKRLLGIDEAIKIIGITGTNGKTTTAAAIYSILLDLGFKCGLCGTRGAFINDEKIDEKSLTTSPILKTLEYLQKATLKGCEFFVMEVSSHALVQRRIEGLEFAAKIFTNLTQDHLDFHGSFENYKEAKESFFTDESLKFINKDAFHIHFNVKNAYTYGIENPAFYQIKAYALENEIDALVLAKNQSFHIQSPLLGLFNLYNLLAASACVNELVKPNLADLERAISGFGGVCGRVEKIVEGVIVDFAHTPDGIEKVLDSLKNKSLIVVFGAGGDRDKSKRALMGKMVAHYAKNAIITSDNPRSEDPKSIMQEILRGFEGKNTPLMIEDRKLAIYKALELKKEDDLVIILGKGDETYQEIKGVKYPFSDKEVVLNFYKNQGK; encoded by the coding sequence GTGAAAATAAGGCTAAATGAAACTTTTATCACGGATAATTCAAGCGAGTGTGAGAAAGATTGCTTTTTTTTGAGTTGCTTTCAAAATGCTAAATTTAAAGATGAAGCATTGAAAAAAGGTGCTAAAATCATCGATGTAAGAGAGGCTAAAAGGCTTTTGGGCATTGATGAAGCAATCAAAATCATCGGTATCACAGGCACTAATGGCAAGACAACAACCGCAGCGGCGATTTATTCTATTTTGCTTGATTTAGGCTTTAAATGTGGGCTTTGTGGGACAAGGGGAGCTTTTATTAATGATGAAAAAATCGATGAGAAGTCCTTAACCACTTCGCCGATTTTAAAAACTTTAGAATATTTACAAAAAGCGACCTTAAAAGGGTGTGAATTTTTTGTGATGGAAGTAAGCTCCCACGCTTTAGTGCAAAGGCGTATCGAAGGGCTTGAATTTGCGGCGAAAATCTTTACCAATTTAACCCAAGATCATTTAGACTTTCACGGCTCTTTTGAAAATTATAAAGAGGCAAAGGAGAGTTTTTTCACAGATGAAAGCTTGAAATTTATTAATAAAGACGCTTTTCATATCCATTTTAATGTTAAAAATGCCTACACTTACGGCATAGAAAATCCCGCTTTTTATCAAATTAAAGCCTATGCCTTAGAAAATGAAATTGATGCCTTAGTTTTAGCTAAAAATCAAAGCTTTCACATACAATCCCCACTTTTAGGACTTTTTAATCTTTATAATCTTTTAGCAGCAAGTGCTTGTGTAAATGAGCTTGTAAAACCGAATTTGGCGGATTTAGAAAGGGCAATTAGCGGTTTTGGTGGGGTTTGTGGAAGGGTTGAAAAGATAGTTGAGGGCGTGATAGTTGATTTTGCACACACTCCAGATGGCATAGAAAAAGTGCTTGATAGCTTGAAAAATAAAAGTTTGATTGTCGTTTTTGGAGCAGGGGGAGATAGGGATAAAAGCAAAAGGGCTTTAATGGGAAAAATGGTCGCTCATTATGCAAAAAATGCTATCATTACAAGCGATAATCCTAGAAGCGAGGACCCTAAAAGCATTATGCAAGAAATTTTACGAGGTTTTGAGGGGAAAAATACTCCTTTGATGATAGAAGATAGAAAACTTGCCATTTATAAGGCTTTAGAATTAAAAAAAGAAGACGATTTAGTCATCATACTTGGCAAGGGTGATGAAACTTATCAGGAAATTAAGGGCGTGAAGTATCCTTTTAGCGATAAGGAAGTTGTATTAAATTTTTATAAAAATCAAGGAAAATAA
- a CDS encoding YbaB/EbfC family nucleoid-associated protein — MFENIDFSKMGELLNKVQEKAKAMELELDKKEFSAKSGAGLVKVSANGKGEIIDVSIDDSLLEDKESLQILLIAAINDVLTMVTQNKNSIAGEMLGGLGGLKV, encoded by the coding sequence ATGTTTGAAAATATCGATTTTTCTAAAATGGGTGAGCTTTTAAACAAGGTGCAAGAAAAAGCTAAGGCTATGGAGCTTGAGCTGGATAAAAAGGAATTTAGTGCCAAAAGTGGAGCGGGACTTGTGAAAGTCAGTGCAAATGGCAAGGGTGAGATTATTGATGTGAGCATTGATGATTCTTTACTTGAAGATAAGGAGTCCTTACAAATTTTACTCATAGCAGCAATAAACGATGTTTTGACTATGGTAACGCAAAATAAAAATAGCATAGCAGGCGAGATGCTTGGCGGTTTAGGAGGGCTTAAGGTATGA
- a CDS encoding histidine kinase has product MQDYKKIALKYLKAGDFNNALIYLSLAYKEKKDEHLLNLISLCEFGLEKKQEAKALLEFYLKHAKSKKMQKDFENVLALVMFKTNIKNEFEDGHALNYKDFLESVKKIGFKKSFENIIFHTKLVIDDKKDFLNFLEQLCKNGYEEAALNYIEDIFPHFWDHENFIKLKKQFKGFKSENKAK; this is encoded by the coding sequence TTGCAAGATTATAAAAAAATCGCACTCAAATATTTAAAAGCAGGAGATTTTAATAATGCCCTCATTTATCTTTCCCTAGCTTACAAAGAGAAAAAAGACGAGCATTTGCTAAATCTTATTAGTCTCTGCGAATTTGGACTTGAAAAAAAGCAGGAGGCTAAGGCTTTGCTTGAATTTTACCTCAAACATGCAAAAAGTAAAAAAATGCAAAAAGATTTTGAAAATGTTCTAGCCTTAGTGATGTTTAAGACAAATATTAAGAATGAATTTGAAGACGGACACGCTTTAAATTATAAAGATTTTTTAGAAAGTGTGAAAAAAATAGGCTTTAAGAAAAGTTTTGAAAATATTATTTTTCATACCAAACTTGTCATTGATGATAAAAAAGATTTTTTAAATTTTTTAGAGCAATTATGTAAAAATGGCTATGAGGAAGCGGCTTTGAATTATATTGAGGATATTTTTCCACATTTTTGGGACCACGAAAATTTTATAAAACTCAAAAAACAATTTAAAGGGTTTAAGAGTGAAAATAAGGCTAAATGA
- a CDS encoding DUF262 domain-containing protein yields MAELRAEANTIADYLSKNHFLIPMYQRNYVWGEDECGQLWDDIYHFYKNKTDDDEYFLGSMVIYAENKVQNIIDGQQRTTTLLLLIRALYEKAKGQKKENVDKLKDSLADCLWDTHRRTGEIFYEKTHLKSEVATDKDSEKLESLFKEDIKIDEKDKKLSSYEKNYLYFKRKIDDLALNEPVEWLGFCECLLDDCVILPIECSERDKALRIFNTLNNRGISLSTADILKGIIYANKKEDEKPIFAKEWQNLESLLQDSNYLKKEDVGFLFEQYEHIIRALHEELDTVIPAVLDFWTKKDKLNSKKKNVNFAANEDLLTQKESFEFIKKLGDFWANPYDFLDEQGKKYFAILNLFPNKLWRMVVSMCFYEAYKNKESLKELLDTILPQIASYCALGLFWGKGGGAGLFWGFMKANINLKNKKREKIFEKSLNLPTLKMPSLENFIDFSQKTIPKNMRYVLAFYALIYDEKQIFWWNSANKNFSFNLLEIEHILPKKWQDNYYKLEEDEVKGLIEQIGNKILIEKKLNISASNEFFAKKKEHYATSFCAEVKALSKSSKKNWDFKDIEERNRQIYGGFGEFFSRIF; encoded by the coding sequence ATGGCAGAATTAAGAGCGGAGGCAAATACTATCGCGGATTATCTTTCTAAAAATCACTTTCTTATCCCTATGTATCAAAGAAATTATGTCTGGGGAGAAGATGAATGTGGGCAGCTTTGGGACGATATTTATCATTTTTATAAAAATAAAACAGACGATGATGAGTATTTTTTAGGCTCTATGGTCATTTATGCAGAAAATAAGGTTCAAAATATCATAGACGGACAGCAACGCACCACCACGCTTTTATTACTCATTCGTGCCCTTTATGAAAAGGCAAAAGGACAAAAAAAAGAAAATGTCGATAAACTAAAAGATAGCTTAGCAGATTGCTTATGGGATACACATCGTAGAACCGGAGAAATTTTTTACGAAAAAACGCATTTAAAAAGTGAGGTCGCCACAGATAAAGATAGTGAAAAATTAGAAAGTCTTTTTAAAGAGGATATAAAAATAGACGAAAAAGACAAAAAGCTTTCTTCATATGAAAAAAATTATCTTTATTTTAAAAGAAAAATTGATGATTTGGCACTTAATGAGCCTGTGGAGTGGCTTGGCTTTTGTGAATGTTTGCTTGATGATTGCGTGATTTTACCCATAGAATGTAGCGAAAGGGACAAGGCTTTAAGGATTTTTAATACTCTTAATAATAGAGGCATTTCGCTTAGCACGGCTGATATCTTAAAGGGCATTATTTACGCAAATAAAAAAGAAGATGAAAAGCCCATTTTTGCAAAAGAATGGCAGAATTTAGAAAGCTTACTTCAAGATTCAAATTATCTTAAAAAAGAAGATGTAGGCTTTTTATTTGAGCAATATGAGCATATTATTAGAGCTTTACACGAGGAATTAGACACGGTTATCCCTGCTGTGCTTGATTTTTGGACTAAAAAAGATAAATTAAATTCTAAAAAGAAAAATGTCAATTTCGCAGCAAATGAGGACTTACTCACGCAAAAAGAAAGCTTTGAATTTATCAAAAAACTGGGCGATTTTTGGGCGAATCCTTATGATTTTTTAGACGAGCAGGGTAAAAAATATTTTGCGATTTTAAATCTATTTCCTAATAAATTATGGCGTATGGTCGTTTCGATGTGTTTTTACGAAGCATATAAAAATAAAGAGAGCTTAAAAGAGCTTTTAGATACCATTTTGCCACAAATTGCGTCTTATTGTGCGCTTGGTTTATTTTGGGGTAAGGGCGGTGGAGCTGGGCTTTTTTGGGGCTTTATGAAGGCTAATATCAATTTAAAAAACAAAAAAAGAGAGAAAATTTTTGAAAAATCTTTAAATTTACCCACTTTAAAAATGCCGAGTTTGGAAAATTTCATCGATTTTTCTCAAAAAACTATCCCTAAAAATATGCGTTATGTCCTTGCTTTTTATGCCTTAATTTATGATGAAAAGCAAATTTTTTGGTGGAATAGTGCAAATAAAAATTTCAGTTTTAATCTTTTAGAGATAGAGCATATACTCCCTAAAAAATGGCAGGATAATTACTACAAGCTTGAAGAAGATGAAGTTAAAGGCTTAATTGAACAAATAGGCAATAAAATTCTTATAGAAAAAAAGCTTAACATTAGCGCTTCAAATGAATTTTTTGCTAAGAAAAAAGAGCATTATGCCACTTCATTTTGTGCCGAAGTAAAAGCCCTTTCCAAAAGCTCTAAAAAGAACTGGGATTTTAAGGACATTGAGGAAAGAAACAGGCAAATTTATGGCGGATTTGGCGAATTTTTCAGCAGGATATTTTAA
- the thrB gene encoding homoserine kinase — protein sequence MKILVPATSANLGPGFDCLGLSLKFFNEVIIEKAPFTSISINGEGSENIFLKKNNAFVRIFNEIYENLSGKKENFRFIFQNNIPLSRGLGSSSSVIVGAIAAGFYMSGFKAEKERILNEALKYENHPDNIAPATLGGFVCSMVENGKVFSIKKELDEALRAVIVIPNIAMNTEQSRGALALNVSLKDCIFNLSHSSFLTACFLEKKYELLRLASQDKLHEFKRMKALPELFEVQKFALENKALMSTLSGSGSSFFSLAFKDEAKYLSIKMAQKFPAFRVECVEFDNEGFKIC from the coding sequence TTGAAGATTTTAGTCCCCGCTACGAGTGCGAATTTGGGTCCCGGTTTTGACTGCTTAGGCTTGAGTCTTAAATTCTTTAATGAAGTTATAATTGAAAAAGCACCTTTTACTAGCATTAGCATTAATGGCGAGGGTAGTGAAAATATCTTTTTGAAAAAAAACAATGCCTTTGTGCGAATTTTTAATGAAATTTATGAAAATTTAAGCGGTAAAAAAGAGAATTTTCGCTTTATTTTTCAAAATAATATCCCCCTTTCAAGAGGGCTTGGAAGCTCTTCATCTGTGATTGTGGGGGCGATTGCGGCAGGTTTTTATATGAGTGGTTTTAAGGCGGAAAAAGAACGCATTTTAAATGAGGCTTTAAAATATGAAAATCACCCTGATAATATCGCTCCCGCTACACTTGGAGGTTTTGTTTGCTCTATGGTGGAAAATGGTAAGGTTTTTAGTATCAAAAAAGAGCTTGATGAAGCCTTAAGAGCGGTTATAGTTATACCAAATATAGCGATGAATACGGAGCAAAGTAGAGGAGCATTAGCTCTTAATGTAAGCTTAAAAGATTGCATTTTTAATCTTTCTCATTCTTCTTTTTTAACAGCTTGTTTTTTGGAGAAAAAATACGAGCTTTTACGCCTAGCAAGTCAAGATAAACTCCACGAATTTAAGCGTATGAAAGCCCTGCCCGAGCTTTTTGAAGTGCAAAAATTTGCCCTTGAAAATAAGGCTTTAATGAGCACACTTTCAGGTTCAGGCTCAAGCTTTTTCTCTCTTGCCTTTAAAGATGAAGCAAAGTATTTAAGCATAAAAATGGCACAAAAATTTCCTGCCTTTCGTGTAGAGTGCGTAGAATTTGATAATGAAGGCTTTAAAATTTGCTAA
- a CDS encoding multidrug effflux MFS transporter has protein sequence MQKHTKIKGFAKFRLIFILALMSSIAPLSTDMYLPALSQVKQSFETSEFLTQLSLASFFIAFALGQLIYGPLSDVFGRKIPALVGIFIFMLSSLFCVIIDNIYIFIILRFFEALGGCAGVVIARAIVNDLFELKEAASIFALMMVFSALAPMLSPSFGGFLIEYFSWHSIFATLFGLGILLFLLILFALKESAPHLKKQKFSHKETLKSYQFVFKDKPFVLYVSCASLVLAAMFAYITGSSFVFINFFGLDERDFGLLFGINALGFIIFANINAKMVQKIPSEKILFYALILMLVSTLILFLNALIEPNFWLFELSIFTSIALLGFIAPNTTTLAMARFKDHSGTASAVLGTSQFALAGVIAFIVSAVGANTPVILALIMLICVVLANGLYFAMKN, from the coding sequence ATGCAAAAGCACACTAAAATTAAGGGTTTTGCAAAATTTAGACTGATTTTCATTTTAGCCTTAATGTCAAGCATAGCCCCACTTTCTACGGATATGTATCTCCCCGCTCTTTCACAGGTTAAACAAAGTTTTGAAACAAGTGAATTTTTAACCCAACTTTCTCTTGCGAGTTTTTTTATAGCCTTTGCTTTAGGGCAGCTTATTTATGGACCTTTAAGCGATGTTTTTGGGCGTAAAATTCCTGCACTTGTGGGCATATTTATCTTTATGCTTTCTAGTCTTTTTTGCGTGATTATTGATAATATTTATATTTTTATCATTTTGCGTTTCTTTGAGGCTTTGGGCGGATGTGCTGGGGTCGTCATTGCTAGAGCTATTGTTAATGATTTGTTTGAGCTTAAAGAAGCGGCGAGTATTTTTGCTCTAATGATGGTTTTTAGTGCGCTTGCACCTATGCTTTCTCCTTCGTTTGGAGGCTTTTTAATCGAATATTTTTCTTGGCATAGCATTTTTGCCACTCTTTTTGGACTTGGAATTTTGCTTTTTTTGCTCATTTTGTTTGCTCTTAAAGAATCCGCCCCTCATCTTAAAAAACAAAAATTTTCCCATAAAGAAACGCTAAAAAGCTATCAGTTTGTGTTCAAGGATAAGCCTTTTGTTCTTTATGTTTCTTGTGCTTCTTTGGTTTTAGCGGCGATGTTTGCTTATATTACTGGGTCTAGTTTTGTGTTTATTAATTTTTTTGGCTTAGACGAGAGGGATTTTGGTTTGCTTTTTGGAATTAATGCTTTAGGTTTTATCATCTTTGCGAATATTAACGCAAAAATGGTTCAAAAAATCCCTAGTGAAAAAATTCTATTTTATGCTCTTATCTTAATGCTTGTTTCTACACTTATTTTATTTTTAAATGCGTTGATTGAGCCAAATTTCTGGCTTTTTGAATTGAGTATTTTTACCAGCATAGCCCTGCTTGGCTTTATCGCTCCTAATACCACAACTTTAGCAATGGCACGTTTTAAAGACCACAGCGGCACAGCTTCTGCGGTGCTTGGCACTAGTCAATTTGCCCTAGCAGGAGTCATAGCCTTCATCGTGAGTGCGGTGGGTGCAAATACCCCTGTCATTTTAGCCTTAATTATGCTTATTTGTGTTGTGCTTGCAAATGGACTTTATTTTGCGATGAAGAACTAA
- a CDS encoding DUF448 domain-containing protein has product MLNNTKKSIITPKHTPIRMCVLCKNRFKQNILYRFRVENNELCADLKCGRSVYLCKACILKDNHKWQKALSRACKNTIKTSQQDLKERIFNGKG; this is encoded by the coding sequence TTGCTAAATAACACAAAAAAAAGTATAATTACGCCCAAACACACACCTATTAGAATGTGTGTGTTATGCAAAAATCGTTTTAAACAAAATATCTTATACCGCTTTAGAGTTGAAAATAATGAACTTTGTGCTGATTTAAAGTGCGGTCGTAGCGTATATTTGTGTAAAGCGTGTATCTTAAAGGACAATCATAAATGGCAAAAAGCACTTTCTAGGGCTTGTAAAAACACAATCAAAACATCACAGCAGGATTTAAAGGAGAGAATTTTTAATGGCAAAGGTTAG
- the rbfA gene encoding 30S ribosome-binding factor RbfA, with translation MSEIKKLRTESILKELIPEALAHLDDENLKNLCVVDVECRKGRYDAFVYLDKMFFNIHEQEKILNTLKKASRALQNYCMSEQGWYRCPNFHFKFDDRLEYQNHIDALFEKIKRKNDES, from the coding sequence ATGAGTGAAATTAAGAAACTTCGCACCGAAAGCATTTTAAAAGAGCTTATCCCTGAAGCTCTAGCACATTTAGATGATGAAAATTTGAAAAATCTTTGCGTGGTTGATGTGGAGTGTCGCAAGGGGCGTTATGATGCTTTTGTATATTTGGATAAGATGTTTTTTAATATTCACGAACAAGAAAAGATTTTAAATACCCTGAAAAAAGCCTCTAGGGCTTTGCAAAATTATTGTATGAGTGAGCAAGGCTGGTATCGATGTCCTAATTTTCACTTTAAATTTGATGATAGATTAGAGTATCAAAATCATATAGACGCACTTTTTGAAAAGATAAAAAGGAAAAATGATGAATCTTAA
- a CDS encoding NifU family protein, whose product MMPFSDEELINPVKKSLEKSLPILERDGGGLEFLGVKNGVVYVHLIGACKGCASSGITLKYSLERQLKIDIHPEISIVNLEGGEQEFARL is encoded by the coding sequence ATGATGCCTTTTAGCGATGAAGAATTAATAAATCCTGTAAAAAAAAGTTTAGAAAAATCTCTGCCCATTTTAGAGCGTGATGGAGGAGGACTTGAGTTTTTAGGTGTAAAAAATGGCGTTGTTTATGTGCATTTAATCGGTGCTTGTAAGGGCTGTGCCTCAAGTGGGATTACGCTTAAATATTCTCTCGAAAGACAGCTTAAAATCGACATTCACCCTGAAATTAGCATTGTAAATTTAGAAGGTGGGGAGCAAGAATTTGCAAGATTATAA
- the rimP gene encoding ribosome maturation factor RimP has product MNLKALCEEAGVKLYDSELVSENGKKIYRIYIMKEGGVNLDDCARLSEILSPIFDVEPPVNGEYFLEVSSAGLERKLSTLEHFEKSVGEMLKITTNEKEKIQGKLVKVERENIFLQDEKAEICINFHQIKKAKTFIEW; this is encoded by the coding sequence ATGAATCTTAAGGCTTTATGCGAGGAAGCTGGAGTTAAGCTTTATGATAGTGAGTTGGTGAGTGAAAATGGTAAGAAAATTTACCGCATTTATATTATGAAAGAGGGTGGGGTAAATTTGGACGATTGTGCTAGGCTTAGCGAAATTCTTTCTCCAATTTTTGATGTGGAGCCGCCTGTAAATGGGGAGTATTTTTTGGAAGTGTCTTCTGCGGGACTTGAAAGAAAATTAAGCACTTTAGAGCATTTTGAAAAAAGTGTGGGTGAAATGCTTAAAATCACTACAAACGAAAAAGAGAAAATTCAAGGAAAACTCGTAAAAGTCGAGAGAGAAAATATCTTTTTGCAAGATGAAAAAGCTGAAATTTGTATTAATTTTCATCAAATTAAAAAAGCAAAAACCTTTATAGAGTGGTGA
- the infB gene encoding translation initiation factor IF-2, which produces MAKVRIHEIAKELGYDSKDIIQKANELGLDIKTASNAVEPEIAAGIYEYIQTKTIPAIFKKEEKKTSKNLKKEEKPKAIKAKKEIKKEESKEEVKEKVTPPKEKVEEEIKEEKSESQSLAGATLAKRRGLVIVKKKKDEQEFKKEEQKPSTPAAERPSLSMIFSNADENLKKKKKEKKAFVATKKESVEKMDFLESQDFGDISLDDEDEVVLPDFSVREKEVVQNTPKKPPNFLRQNNSINFGEVGIQRRSRKKPPKRVEKKESEAITSLEIPKEIRVYEFADKLGKNTSEIISKLFMLGMMTTKNDFLDETAIEILAEEFGIEIKIIDEVSEFDYVKDYDMGGEESLESRAPVITIMGHVDHGKTSLLDYIRNSRVVSGEAGGITQHVGAYMVEKNGRKITFIDTPGHEAFTAMRARGASITDIVIIVVAADDGVKPQTKEAINHAKAANVPMIIAINKMDKENANPDMVKTQLAEMEIMPVEWGGNYEFVGVSAKAGTGIEDLLEIVLLQADILELKANSKTLAKASVIESSVQKGRGAVATIIVQNGTLRVGSTVVAGVAYGKIKAMSDDTGKALKEIKPGECGVIVGLSEVADAGEILIAVKSDKEAREYAAKRYEYNRQKELSKSTKVSIDELGAKIKEGNLKALSVILKADVQGSLEALRASLEKLRNDEIKVNIIHSGVGGITQSDIELASASEDSIVLGFNIRPTGEIKERAKDKGVEIKTYNVIYNLLDDVKALLGGMMSPIISEEQLGQAEIRQVISVPKIGQIAGCMVSEGVINRGAKIRLIRDGVVVFEGNVSSLKRFKDDVKEVAKGYECGVGIEGCDDMRVGDYIESYKEVEQRVSL; this is translated from the coding sequence ATGGCAAAGGTTAGAATACACGAAATTGCAAAAGAACTAGGCTATGATAGTAAAGACATTATCCAAAAGGCTAACGAATTGGGACTTGACATTAAAACCGCTTCAAATGCCGTAGAACCAGAGATAGCGGCTGGAATTTATGAGTATATCCAAACTAAAACAATTCCTGCCATTTTCAAAAAAGAAGAGAAAAAAACAAGTAAAAATTTAAAAAAAGAAGAAAAGCCAAAGGCGATTAAAGCTAAAAAAGAAATAAAAAAGGAAGAATCTAAAGAGGAAGTTAAAGAGAAGGTTACGCCCCCAAAAGAAAAAGTTGAAGAGGAAATCAAGGAAGAAAAAAGCGAATCTCAAAGTTTAGCTGGTGCGACTTTAGCTAAAAGACGGGGACTTGTCATCGTTAAAAAGAAAAAAGATGAGCAAGAATTTAAAAAAGAGGAGCAAAAGCCTAGCACTCCAGCCGCAGAGCGTCCTAGCTTATCGATGATTTTTTCCAATGCTGATGAAAATTTAAAGAAAAAGAAAAAGGAAAAAAAAGCCTTTGTTGCTACAAAAAAGGAAAGCGTTGAAAAAATGGACTTTTTGGAGAGTCAAGATTTTGGCGATATTTCTTTAGACGATGAAGATGAGGTCGTTTTGCCTGATTTTAGCGTAAGAGAAAAGGAAGTTGTTCAAAACACACCTAAAAAACCGCCAAATTTTTTGCGTCAAAATAATTCTATTAATTTTGGCGAAGTTGGCATACAAAGAAGAAGCCGCAAAAAGCCACCTAAAAGAGTGGAGAAAAAAGAAAGTGAAGCCATTACTAGCTTAGAAATTCCTAAAGAAATTCGCGTGTATGAATTTGCAGATAAACTTGGTAAAAATACAAGCGAAATTATTTCTAAGCTTTTTATGCTTGGTATGATGACAACGAAAAACGACTTTTTGGACGAGACGGCGATTGAAATTTTAGCAGAGGAATTTGGCATTGAAATTAAGATTATCGATGAGGTAAGTGAATTTGACTATGTGAAAGACTATGATATGGGGGGTGAAGAAAGTTTAGAGTCTAGAGCACCTGTAATTACCATTATGGGACACGTCGATCACGGTAAAACTTCACTTTTGGATTATATAAGAAATTCGCGTGTGGTAAGTGGCGAGGCAGGGGGCATTACCCAGCATGTGGGTGCTTATATGGTGGAAAAAAATGGACGCAAAATCACCTTTATCGATACTCCAGGACACGAGGCTTTTACGGCAATGCGTGCAAGAGGAGCGAGCATTACGGACATTGTCATCATAGTCGTAGCGGCTGATGATGGAGTTAAGCCTCAAACGAAAGAAGCGATTAATCACGCTAAAGCAGCCAATGTGCCTATGATTATAGCGATTAACAAAATGGATAAAGAAAACGCTAATCCTGATATGGTTAAAACCCAACTTGCCGAAATGGAAATTATGCCTGTGGAATGGGGCGGGAATTATGAATTTGTAGGCGTTTCAGCTAAAGCGGGGACGGGGATAGAGGATTTGCTAGAAATTGTGCTTTTACAAGCGGATATTTTGGAACTTAAGGCAAATTCTAAAACTTTAGCTAAGGCTAGTGTAATAGAAAGCTCCGTGCAAAAGGGGCGTGGGGCTGTGGCGACTATTATCGTGCAAAATGGAACGCTAAGGGTTGGAAGCACCGTAGTTGCTGGTGTGGCTTATGGTAAAATAAAAGCTATGAGTGATGATACAGGTAAGGCTTTAAAGGAAATTAAGCCCGGGGAATGCGGAGTTATCGTAGGGCTTAGTGAGGTGGCTGATGCAGGTGAAATTCTTATCGCCGTTAAAAGTGATAAAGAAGCAAGAGAGTATGCTGCGAAGCGTTATGAGTATAATAGACAAAAAGAACTTAGCAAATCCACTAAAGTTAGCATTGACGAGCTAGGAGCTAAGATTAAAGAGGGGAATTTAAAGGCTTTAAGTGTGATTTTAAAAGCCGATGTGCAAGGCTCACTTGAGGCTTTAAGGGCGAGTTTGGAAAAGCTTAGAAATGATGAAATTAAGGTTAATATTATCCATAGTGGTGTGGGTGGTATCACGCAAAGCGATATAGAGTTAGCTAGTGCGAGTGAAGATTCTATCGTGCTTGGTTTTAATATACGCCCGACAGGTGAGATTAAAGAAAGAGCTAAAGATAAGGGCGTGGAAATTAAAACCTACAATGTTATTTATAATTTGCTTGACGATGTCAAAGCCTTGCTTGGCGGTATGATGAGTCCTATTATTTCTGAAGAGCAACTTGGACAAGCGGAGATTAGACAGGTCATTTCTGTGCCAAAAATTGGGCAAATTGCAGGTTGTATGGTAAGCGAGGGGGTTATTAACCGCGGGGCTAAAATTCGTCTCATTCGTGATGGCGTAGTCGTTTTTGAGGGCAATGTAAGCTCTCTTAAACGCTTTAAAGATGATGTAAAAGAGGTAGCTAAAGGCTATGAATGCGGCGTTGGGATAGAAGGCTGTGATGATATGCGTGTGGGCGATTATATAGAAAGTTATAAAGAAGTTGAGCAAAGAGTGAGTTTATGA